Proteins encoded together in one Coffea arabica cultivar ET-39 chromosome 2c, Coffea Arabica ET-39 HiFi, whole genome shotgun sequence window:
- the LOC113724312 gene encoding probable inactive purple acid phosphatase 27 isoform X1, whose protein sequence is MRSCQLPSTMLSSPPSLMESSHFLRLFLAFSIIFLGFSSSSSSSSSHLSSRELGDITFEYRNYTAIHEFRLLNRKRSIFCPDPNPYLQINITSNPLLSDDEFVTVNISGVLLPAESDWVAMISPSHANISACPFNAIQYEQTGDLSKLPLLCHYPVKAQYASKDPDYLSCKKKTCQKYVAGKCRVSTCAATLSFHVINIRTDIKFVFYGGGFETPCILKISDSATFANPQKPLYGHLSSTDSTGKSMRVTWVSGDKQPQKVQYGDGQSQTSQVTTFTQDNMCSWAVKSPASDFGWHDPGYIHSAVMTRLKPSTQFSYRYGSDSAGWSDKITFRTPPAGGSDEVKIVAFGDMGKAPRDPSVEHYIQPGSISVIEAIANEVSSGNIDSIFHIGDISYATGFLVEWDYFLHLINPVASTVSYMTAIGNHERDYVSSGSVYITPDSGGECGVPYETYFPMPTAAKDKPWYSIEQGSIHFTIISTEHDWTKNSEQYNWMNKDMAAVDRSKTPWLVFTGHRPMYSSNGGSVIIPSVDKKFVQAVEPLLLANKVDLALFGHVHNYERTCAVYRRDCKAMPKKDKNGIDIYDNSNYSAPVHAVIGMAGFTLDKSPSNADSWSLVRVSEFGYVRVHATKKELNFELLRLSSKEMELVSVILWNLWNN, encoded by the exons ATGAGAAGCTGCCAACTACCAAGTACCATGTTATCTTCACCACCATCCCTTATGGAATCATCCCATTTCTTGAGACTTTTCTTAGCTTTCTCCATTATCTTTCTGggattttcttcatcatcatcttcttcttcttcacatTTGTCTTCAAGAGAACTTGGGGACATCACCTTCGAGTATCGAAACTACACTGCAATACATGAATTTCGGTTACTCAATCGAAAACGTAGCATTTTTTGTCCTGATCCAAACCCATATCTCCAAATCAACATTACATCAAATCCATTGCTTTCTGATGATGAATTTGTCACGGTTAATATCAGTGGAGTTTTGCTTCCCGCAGAGAGTGATTGGGTTGCTATGATCTCGCCTTCTCATGCTAA TATTTCGGCTTGTCCCTTCAATGCAATTCAATATGAGCAGACTGGCGATCTCAGTAAACTTCCACTTCTCTGCCATTACCCCGTGAAG GCACAATATGCAAGCAAAGATCCAGATTATTTGAGTTGCAAGAAAAAGACATGCCAAAAGTACGTGGCTGGGAAGTGCAGAGTTAGCACCTGTGCTGCCACTTTATCATTTCATGTTATTAACATCAGAACAGACATAAAATTCGTTTTCTATGGTGGCGGATTTGAGACTCCTTGCATTCTAAAAATATCTGATTCTGCTACCTTTGCCAACCCCCAAAAGCCTCTTTATGGACACCTCTCCAGCACTGATTCAACTGGAAAATCT ATGAGAGTAACGTGGGTAAGTGGGGATAAACAACCACAGAAAGTTCAATATGGAGATGGGCAATCCCAAACATCTCAAGTGACTACATTTACTCAAGACAACATGTGCA GTTGGGCTGTGAAAAGTCCAGCTAGCGATTTCGGCTGGCATGACCCAGGCTACATTCATTCAGCAGTGATGACTCGACTTAAACCTTCAACCCAATTCTCTTACAGATATGGCAG TGATTCAGCAGGTTGGAGTGATAAAATCACATTCAGAACACCACCTGCTGGTGGATCAGATGAGGTTAAGATTGTTGCATTTGGAGATATGGGCAAGGCCCCTCGTGATCCTTCAGTCGAACACTATATTCAG CCGGGATCAATATCAGTAATTGAAGCCATAGCTAATGAAGTATCTAGCGGAAATATAGATTCTATATTTCACATTGGAGACATAAGTTATGCCACTGGATTTCTAGTAGAATGGGATTACTTCCTTCACCTTATTAACCCTGTGGCTTCTACTGTGTCGTACATGACAGCAATTGGGAACCATGAGAG GGATTATGTGAGCTCAGGATCAGTCTATATTACTCCAGACTCTGGTGGAGAATGCGGAGTGCCTTATGAAACTTACTTTCCAATGCCAACAGCAGCAAAAGACAAGCCTTGGTATTCTATAGAACAAGGAAGTATTCATTTTACCATTATCTCAACCGAACATGATTGGACAAAAAATTCTGAGCAA TACAATTGGATGAATAAAGACATGGCTGCAGTCGATCGATCTAAAACTCCTTGGCTAGTCTTTACTGG ACACAGGCCTATGTACTCCTCCAATGGTGGCTCAGTCATTATTCCAAGTGTGGATAAAAAATTTGTGCAAGCTGTGGAGCCCTTGCTATTAGCAAACAAG GTCGACCTAGCTCTCTTTGGTCATGTTCATAATTACGAGAGAACATGTGCAGTATACCGGAGAGATTGCAAAGCAATGCCTAAGAAAGATAAAAATGGGATTGATATTTATGACAATTCCAATTACAGTGCACCAGTTCATGCTGTTATTGGAATGGCTGGATTTACCCTCGACAAATCTCCAAGTAAT GCCGATAGCTGGAGTTTAGTTCGGGTCTCGGAGTTTGGGTACGTGAGGGTCCATGCAACAAAGAAAGAACTGAATTTTGAG CTTTTGCGACTATCAAGCAAAGAGATGGAATTGGTGAGTGTTATTCTTTGGAATTTATGGAATAATTGA
- the LOC113724312 gene encoding probable inactive purple acid phosphatase 27 isoform X3 encodes MRSCQLPSTMLSSPPSLMESSHFLRLFLAFSIIFLGFSSSSSSSSSHLSSRELGDITFEYRNYTAIHEFRLLNRKRSIFCPDPNPYLQINITSNPLLSDDEFVTVNISGVLLPAESDWVAMISPSHANISACPFNAIQYEQTGDLSKLPLLCHYPVKAQYASKDPDYLSCKKKTCQKYVAGKCRVSTCAATLSFHVINIRTDIKFVFYGGGFETPCILKISDSATFANPQKPLYGHLSSTDSTGKSMRVTWVSGDKQPQKVQYGDGQSQTSQVTTFTQDNMCSWAVKSPASDFGWHDPGYIHSAVMTRLKPSTQFSYRYGSDSAGWSDKITFRTPPAGGSDEVKIVAFGDMGKAPRDPSVEHYIQPGSISVIEAIANEVSSGNIDSIFHIGDISYATGFLVEWDYFLHLINPVASTVSYMTAIGNHERDYVSSGSVYITPDSGGECGVPYETYFPMPTAAKDKPWYSIEQGSIHFTIISTEHDWTKNSEQYNWMNKDMAAVDRSKTPWLVFTGHRPMYSSNGGSVIIPSVDKKFVQAVEPLLLANKVDLALFGHVHNYERTCAVYRRDCKAMPKKDKNGIDIYDNSNYSAPVHAVIGMAGFTLDKSPSNADSWSLVRVSEFGYVRVHATKKELNFELCNRGRLVS; translated from the exons ATGAGAAGCTGCCAACTACCAAGTACCATGTTATCTTCACCACCATCCCTTATGGAATCATCCCATTTCTTGAGACTTTTCTTAGCTTTCTCCATTATCTTTCTGggattttcttcatcatcatcttcttcttcttcacatTTGTCTTCAAGAGAACTTGGGGACATCACCTTCGAGTATCGAAACTACACTGCAATACATGAATTTCGGTTACTCAATCGAAAACGTAGCATTTTTTGTCCTGATCCAAACCCATATCTCCAAATCAACATTACATCAAATCCATTGCTTTCTGATGATGAATTTGTCACGGTTAATATCAGTGGAGTTTTGCTTCCCGCAGAGAGTGATTGGGTTGCTATGATCTCGCCTTCTCATGCTAA TATTTCGGCTTGTCCCTTCAATGCAATTCAATATGAGCAGACTGGCGATCTCAGTAAACTTCCACTTCTCTGCCATTACCCCGTGAAG GCACAATATGCAAGCAAAGATCCAGATTATTTGAGTTGCAAGAAAAAGACATGCCAAAAGTACGTGGCTGGGAAGTGCAGAGTTAGCACCTGTGCTGCCACTTTATCATTTCATGTTATTAACATCAGAACAGACATAAAATTCGTTTTCTATGGTGGCGGATTTGAGACTCCTTGCATTCTAAAAATATCTGATTCTGCTACCTTTGCCAACCCCCAAAAGCCTCTTTATGGACACCTCTCCAGCACTGATTCAACTGGAAAATCT ATGAGAGTAACGTGGGTAAGTGGGGATAAACAACCACAGAAAGTTCAATATGGAGATGGGCAATCCCAAACATCTCAAGTGACTACATTTACTCAAGACAACATGTGCA GTTGGGCTGTGAAAAGTCCAGCTAGCGATTTCGGCTGGCATGACCCAGGCTACATTCATTCAGCAGTGATGACTCGACTTAAACCTTCAACCCAATTCTCTTACAGATATGGCAG TGATTCAGCAGGTTGGAGTGATAAAATCACATTCAGAACACCACCTGCTGGTGGATCAGATGAGGTTAAGATTGTTGCATTTGGAGATATGGGCAAGGCCCCTCGTGATCCTTCAGTCGAACACTATATTCAG CCGGGATCAATATCAGTAATTGAAGCCATAGCTAATGAAGTATCTAGCGGAAATATAGATTCTATATTTCACATTGGAGACATAAGTTATGCCACTGGATTTCTAGTAGAATGGGATTACTTCCTTCACCTTATTAACCCTGTGGCTTCTACTGTGTCGTACATGACAGCAATTGGGAACCATGAGAG GGATTATGTGAGCTCAGGATCAGTCTATATTACTCCAGACTCTGGTGGAGAATGCGGAGTGCCTTATGAAACTTACTTTCCAATGCCAACAGCAGCAAAAGACAAGCCTTGGTATTCTATAGAACAAGGAAGTATTCATTTTACCATTATCTCAACCGAACATGATTGGACAAAAAATTCTGAGCAA TACAATTGGATGAATAAAGACATGGCTGCAGTCGATCGATCTAAAACTCCTTGGCTAGTCTTTACTGG ACACAGGCCTATGTACTCCTCCAATGGTGGCTCAGTCATTATTCCAAGTGTGGATAAAAAATTTGTGCAAGCTGTGGAGCCCTTGCTATTAGCAAACAAG GTCGACCTAGCTCTCTTTGGTCATGTTCATAATTACGAGAGAACATGTGCAGTATACCGGAGAGATTGCAAAGCAATGCCTAAGAAAGATAAAAATGGGATTGATATTTATGACAATTCCAATTACAGTGCACCAGTTCATGCTGTTATTGGAATGGCTGGATTTACCCTCGACAAATCTCCAAGTAAT GCCGATAGCTGGAGTTTAGTTCGGGTCTCGGAGTTTGGGTACGTGAGGGTCCATGCAACAAAGAAAGAACTGAATTTTGAG CTGTGCAATCGTGGGCGTTTAGTTTCTTAA
- the LOC113724724 gene encoding (-)-germacrene D synthase-like, producing the protein MKVALVTGAYMMLATTSMVGMGDSLTTQTFDWVTNEPLIVRATSVICRLMDDMAGHEFEQERGHLATAVECYVNEYGVTKQEAFDEFNKQVANAWKDINGECLNSNAVPMAVLERVVDLAKVVNLLYKDKDWYTHSATKLKDFIATVPIDPIPI; encoded by the exons ATGAAGGTTGCACTTGTCACAGGAGCATACATGATGCTAGCAACAACTTCCATGGTTGGAATGGGAGATTCTTTGACTACACAAACTTTTGATTGGGTAACAAACGAACCATTAATCGTTAGAGCTACATCAGTCATTTGTAGATTAATGGACGACATGGCTGGACACGAG TTTGAGCAGGAAAGAGGACATTTGGCCACAGCTGTTGAGTGTTACGTGAATGAATATGGGGTTACAAAGCAAGAGGCATTTGATGAGTTTAACAAACAGGTAGCCAATGCTTGGAAAGATATAAATGGGGAATGCCTCAATTCAAATGCAGTGCCTATGGCCGTTCTTGAGCGAGTTGTGGACCTTGCAAAGGTCGTAAATCTGTTATACAAAGACAAAGATTGGTATACACATTCTGCGACCAAGCTCAAGGACTTCATTGCCACTGTGCCTATAGATCCAATCccaatatga
- the LOC113724312 gene encoding probable inactive purple acid phosphatase 27 isoform X2: MRSCQLPSTMLSSPPSLMESSHFLRLFLAFSIIFLGFSSSSSSSSSHLSSRELGDITFEYRNYTAIHEFRLLNRKRSIFCPDPNPYLQINITSNPLLSDDEFVTVNISGVLLPAESDWVAMISPSHANISACPFNAIQYEQTGDLSKLPLLCHYPVKAQYASKDPDYLSCKKKTCQKYVAGKCRVSTCAATLSFHVINIRTDIKFVFYGGGFETPCILKISDSATFANPQKPLYGHLSSTDSTGKSMRVTWVSGDKQPQKVQYGDGQSQTSQVTTFTQDNMCSWAVKSPASDFGWHDPGYIHSAVMTRLKPSTQFSYRYGSDSAGWSDKITFRTPPAGGSDEVKIVAFGDMGKAPRDPSVEHYIQPGSISVIEAIANEVSSGNIDSIFHIGDISYATGFLVEWDYFLHLINPVASTVSYMTAIGNHERDYVSSGSVYITPDSGGECGVPYETYFPMPTAAKDKPWYSIEQGSIHFTIISTEHDWTKNSEQYNWMNKDMAAVDRSKTPWLVFTGHRPMYSSNGGSVIIPSVDKKFVQAVEPLLLANKVDLALFGHVHNYERTCAVYRRDCKAMPKKDKNGIDIYDNSNYSAPVHAVIGMAGFTLDKSPSNADSWSLVRVSEFGYVRVHATKKELNFEFVNSSTKKVEDSFRIIKA, translated from the exons ATGAGAAGCTGCCAACTACCAAGTACCATGTTATCTTCACCACCATCCCTTATGGAATCATCCCATTTCTTGAGACTTTTCTTAGCTTTCTCCATTATCTTTCTGggattttcttcatcatcatcttcttcttcttcacatTTGTCTTCAAGAGAACTTGGGGACATCACCTTCGAGTATCGAAACTACACTGCAATACATGAATTTCGGTTACTCAATCGAAAACGTAGCATTTTTTGTCCTGATCCAAACCCATATCTCCAAATCAACATTACATCAAATCCATTGCTTTCTGATGATGAATTTGTCACGGTTAATATCAGTGGAGTTTTGCTTCCCGCAGAGAGTGATTGGGTTGCTATGATCTCGCCTTCTCATGCTAA TATTTCGGCTTGTCCCTTCAATGCAATTCAATATGAGCAGACTGGCGATCTCAGTAAACTTCCACTTCTCTGCCATTACCCCGTGAAG GCACAATATGCAAGCAAAGATCCAGATTATTTGAGTTGCAAGAAAAAGACATGCCAAAAGTACGTGGCTGGGAAGTGCAGAGTTAGCACCTGTGCTGCCACTTTATCATTTCATGTTATTAACATCAGAACAGACATAAAATTCGTTTTCTATGGTGGCGGATTTGAGACTCCTTGCATTCTAAAAATATCTGATTCTGCTACCTTTGCCAACCCCCAAAAGCCTCTTTATGGACACCTCTCCAGCACTGATTCAACTGGAAAATCT ATGAGAGTAACGTGGGTAAGTGGGGATAAACAACCACAGAAAGTTCAATATGGAGATGGGCAATCCCAAACATCTCAAGTGACTACATTTACTCAAGACAACATGTGCA GTTGGGCTGTGAAAAGTCCAGCTAGCGATTTCGGCTGGCATGACCCAGGCTACATTCATTCAGCAGTGATGACTCGACTTAAACCTTCAACCCAATTCTCTTACAGATATGGCAG TGATTCAGCAGGTTGGAGTGATAAAATCACATTCAGAACACCACCTGCTGGTGGATCAGATGAGGTTAAGATTGTTGCATTTGGAGATATGGGCAAGGCCCCTCGTGATCCTTCAGTCGAACACTATATTCAG CCGGGATCAATATCAGTAATTGAAGCCATAGCTAATGAAGTATCTAGCGGAAATATAGATTCTATATTTCACATTGGAGACATAAGTTATGCCACTGGATTTCTAGTAGAATGGGATTACTTCCTTCACCTTATTAACCCTGTGGCTTCTACTGTGTCGTACATGACAGCAATTGGGAACCATGAGAG GGATTATGTGAGCTCAGGATCAGTCTATATTACTCCAGACTCTGGTGGAGAATGCGGAGTGCCTTATGAAACTTACTTTCCAATGCCAACAGCAGCAAAAGACAAGCCTTGGTATTCTATAGAACAAGGAAGTATTCATTTTACCATTATCTCAACCGAACATGATTGGACAAAAAATTCTGAGCAA TACAATTGGATGAATAAAGACATGGCTGCAGTCGATCGATCTAAAACTCCTTGGCTAGTCTTTACTGG ACACAGGCCTATGTACTCCTCCAATGGTGGCTCAGTCATTATTCCAAGTGTGGATAAAAAATTTGTGCAAGCTGTGGAGCCCTTGCTATTAGCAAACAAG GTCGACCTAGCTCTCTTTGGTCATGTTCATAATTACGAGAGAACATGTGCAGTATACCGGAGAGATTGCAAAGCAATGCCTAAGAAAGATAAAAATGGGATTGATATTTATGACAATTCCAATTACAGTGCACCAGTTCATGCTGTTATTGGAATGGCTGGATTTACCCTCGACAAATCTCCAAGTAAT GCCGATAGCTGGAGTTTAGTTCGGGTCTCGGAGTTTGGGTACGTGAGGGTCCATGCAACAAAGAAAGAACTGAATTTTGAG TTTGTAAATTCAAGTACGAAAAAGGTTGAAGATAGCTTCAGAATCATCAAAGCATAA
- the LOC113724307 gene encoding (-)-germacrene D synthase-like encodes MEDVVEKVPVPRRFANYHPSVWGDHFLAYASQHKEKFFEGGGELQRLREEVREMLTETPDEFPGKLDMIDTIQRLGVSYHFESEIEASLQKIFDAYHELNHKDGNDLYTIALRFRLLRQKGFHASCDVFNKFKNPKGDFKESLANDMRGMLSLYEAANFGVHGEKVLDEALKFTSDNLESLVPNLSNFLAAQVVQALKLPIQKTLTRLGARQYISLYQQHESHDKLLLKFAKLDFNKLQKLHQKELSGLTKWWKGIDVATNLPFARDRLVECYFWIWGVYFEPKYCFAREVLTKVISITSIIDDIYDVYATLDELIIFTDAIERWHSNELDRLPSYMRHCYRALLDVYKEFEEKLAKEGKPDRVNYSKLEMKKLVKGYLQEAIWLHNGYVPKVEEHMKVALVTGAYMMLATTSMVGMGDSLTTQTFDWVTNEPLIVRAASIICRLMDDMAGHEVGINLLYNDEDWYTHSATKLKDLITTVLIDPIPI; translated from the exons ATGGAGGATGTTGTTGAAAAAGTACCAGTTCCCCGTCGCTTTGCCAATTATCATCCAAGCGTTTGGGGAGATCATTTTCTTGCGTATGCTTCTCAGCATAAG gaaaaattctTCGAAGGAGGGGGAGAGCTTCAACGGCTAAGAGAAGAGGTTAGAGAGATGTTAACTGAAACTCCTGACGAGTTTCCTGGAAAGCTAGACATGATAGACACCATTCAGCGTCTTGGGGTGTCGTACCATTTTGAGAGTGAAATCGAGGCATCATTGCAAAAGATTTTCGATGCCTACCATGAGTTGAATCACAAAGATGGCAATGACCTCTACACTATTGCTCTTCGTTTCCGATTACTCAGACAAAAAGGTTTTCATGCCTCTTGTG ACGTGTTCAACAAATTCAAGAACCCGAAAGGAGATTTTAAGGAATCTCTGGCGAACGATATGCGAGGAATGTTGAGCTTGTACGAAGCAGCAAACTTTGGAGTGCACGGGGAGAAGGTTTTGGACGAAGCGCTGAAATTTACTTCTGATAACCTTGAATCCTTGGTTCCAAACTTGAGCAATTTTCTTGCTGCACAAGTTGTTCAAGCTCTTAAGCTGCCGATCCAGAAAACTTTGACAAGGCTGGGAGCAAGGCAGTACATATCTCTCTACCAACAACATGAATCACATGATAAATTGTTGCTAAAATTTGCAAAATTGGATTTTAACAAATTGCAGAAGTTGCATCAGAAGGAACTAAGCGGACTAACAAA ATGGTGGAAAGGCATAGATGTTGCAACGAACTTACCATTTGCAAGGGACCGATTGGTGGAGTGCTACTTTTGGATATGGGGAGTGTATTTTGAGCCCAAATATTGCTTCGCTAGAGAAGTGCTAACAAAAGTAATCTCCATCACTTCCATCATTGACGACATTTATGATGTCTATGCCACTCTGGATGAATTAATCATTTTCACAGATGCGATAGAACG GTGGCACAGCAATGAATTGGATCGATTACCATCTTATATGAGACACTGTTACCGTGCCTTGCTGGATGTTTACAAAGAATTCGAGGAAAAATTGGCCAAGGAAGGCAAACCAGATAGAGTCAATTATTCAAAATTAGAG ATGAAAAAGTTAGTGAAGGGATATCTTCAAGAGGCCATATGGCTTCACAATGGCTACGTCCCAAAAGTTGAGGAGCACATGAAGGTTGCACTTGTCACAGGAGCATACATGATGCTAGCAACAACTTCCATGGTTGGAATGGGAGATTCTTTGACTACACAAACTTTTGATTGGGTAACAAACGAACCATTAATCGTTAGAGCTGCATCAATCATTTGTAGATTAATGGACGACATGGCGGGACACGAGGTTGGTATAAATCTGTTATACAATGACGAAGATTGGTATACACATTCTGCCACCAAGCTCAAGGACTTGATTACCACTGTGCTTATAGATCCAATCCCAATatga
- the LOC113724312 gene encoding probable inactive purple acid phosphatase 27 isoform X4: MRSCQLPSTMLSSPPSLMESSHFLRLFLAFSIIFLGFSSSSSSSSSHLSSRELGDITFEYRNYTAIHEFRLLNRKRSIFCPDPNPYLQINITSNPLLSDDEFVTVNISGVLLPAESDWVAMISPSHANISACPFNAIQYEQTGDLSKLPLLCHYPVKAQYASKDPDYLSCKKKTCQKYVAGKCRVSTCAATLSFHVINIRTDIKFVFYGGGFETPCILKISDSATFANPQKPLYGHLSSTDSTGKSMRVTWVSGDKQPQKVQYGDGQSQTSQVTTFTQDNMCSWAVKSPASDFGWHDPGYIHSAVMTRLKPSTQFSYRYGSDSAGWSDKITFRTPPAGGSDEVKIVAFGDMGKAPRDPSVEHYIQPGSISVIEAIANEVSSGNIDSIFHIGDISYATGFLVEWDYFLHLINPVASTVSYMTAIGNHERDYVSSGSVYITPDSGGECGVPYETYFPMPTAAKDKPWYSIEQGSIHFTIISTEHDWTKNSEQYNWMNKDMAAVDRSKTPWLVFTGHRPMYSSNGGSVIIPSVDKKFVQAVEPLLLANKVDLALFGHVHNYERTCAVYRRDCKAMPKKDKNGIDIYDNSNYSAPVHAVIGMAGFTLDKSPSR; encoded by the exons ATGAGAAGCTGCCAACTACCAAGTACCATGTTATCTTCACCACCATCCCTTATGGAATCATCCCATTTCTTGAGACTTTTCTTAGCTTTCTCCATTATCTTTCTGggattttcttcatcatcatcttcttcttcttcacatTTGTCTTCAAGAGAACTTGGGGACATCACCTTCGAGTATCGAAACTACACTGCAATACATGAATTTCGGTTACTCAATCGAAAACGTAGCATTTTTTGTCCTGATCCAAACCCATATCTCCAAATCAACATTACATCAAATCCATTGCTTTCTGATGATGAATTTGTCACGGTTAATATCAGTGGAGTTTTGCTTCCCGCAGAGAGTGATTGGGTTGCTATGATCTCGCCTTCTCATGCTAA TATTTCGGCTTGTCCCTTCAATGCAATTCAATATGAGCAGACTGGCGATCTCAGTAAACTTCCACTTCTCTGCCATTACCCCGTGAAG GCACAATATGCAAGCAAAGATCCAGATTATTTGAGTTGCAAGAAAAAGACATGCCAAAAGTACGTGGCTGGGAAGTGCAGAGTTAGCACCTGTGCTGCCACTTTATCATTTCATGTTATTAACATCAGAACAGACATAAAATTCGTTTTCTATGGTGGCGGATTTGAGACTCCTTGCATTCTAAAAATATCTGATTCTGCTACCTTTGCCAACCCCCAAAAGCCTCTTTATGGACACCTCTCCAGCACTGATTCAACTGGAAAATCT ATGAGAGTAACGTGGGTAAGTGGGGATAAACAACCACAGAAAGTTCAATATGGAGATGGGCAATCCCAAACATCTCAAGTGACTACATTTACTCAAGACAACATGTGCA GTTGGGCTGTGAAAAGTCCAGCTAGCGATTTCGGCTGGCATGACCCAGGCTACATTCATTCAGCAGTGATGACTCGACTTAAACCTTCAACCCAATTCTCTTACAGATATGGCAG TGATTCAGCAGGTTGGAGTGATAAAATCACATTCAGAACACCACCTGCTGGTGGATCAGATGAGGTTAAGATTGTTGCATTTGGAGATATGGGCAAGGCCCCTCGTGATCCTTCAGTCGAACACTATATTCAG CCGGGATCAATATCAGTAATTGAAGCCATAGCTAATGAAGTATCTAGCGGAAATATAGATTCTATATTTCACATTGGAGACATAAGTTATGCCACTGGATTTCTAGTAGAATGGGATTACTTCCTTCACCTTATTAACCCTGTGGCTTCTACTGTGTCGTACATGACAGCAATTGGGAACCATGAGAG GGATTATGTGAGCTCAGGATCAGTCTATATTACTCCAGACTCTGGTGGAGAATGCGGAGTGCCTTATGAAACTTACTTTCCAATGCCAACAGCAGCAAAAGACAAGCCTTGGTATTCTATAGAACAAGGAAGTATTCATTTTACCATTATCTCAACCGAACATGATTGGACAAAAAATTCTGAGCAA TACAATTGGATGAATAAAGACATGGCTGCAGTCGATCGATCTAAAACTCCTTGGCTAGTCTTTACTGG ACACAGGCCTATGTACTCCTCCAATGGTGGCTCAGTCATTATTCCAAGTGTGGATAAAAAATTTGTGCAAGCTGTGGAGCCCTTGCTATTAGCAAACAAG GTCGACCTAGCTCTCTTTGGTCATGTTCATAATTACGAGAGAACATGTGCAGTATACCGGAGAGATTGCAAAGCAATGCCTAAGAAAGATAAAAATGGGATTGATATTTATGACAATTCCAATTACAGTGCACCAGTTCATGCTGTTATTGGAATGGCTGGATTTACCCTCGACAAATCTCCAA GCCGATAG